From the genome of Tautonia marina, one region includes:
- a CDS encoding endonuclease III domain-containing protein, translating into MDDPSSEPFDIDEVFRRLRRAVAPFPKAAMFDLREQGFDSPFEQLVGALISVRTRDETTLVACLRLFAEARTPEQLLALDDARLVELLQGVGFREVKARDLKEIARRILQEHQGKVPDTLEGLTAFRGVGPKIAALTLATGFGQPAICVDIHVHRITNRWGYVATRTPEKTAEALAQVLPKRYWIEINERLVPFGKFLCTAGRPKCSACPLRSMCRQVGVEASR; encoded by the coding sequence ATGGATGACCCGTCCTCCGAGCCCTTTGACATCGACGAGGTATTCCGTCGTCTCCGCCGCGCCGTGGCCCCGTTTCCGAAAGCCGCGATGTTCGATCTGCGCGAGCAAGGGTTCGACTCCCCCTTCGAGCAACTCGTCGGCGCCTTGATCTCCGTCCGCACCCGAGATGAGACGACCCTCGTCGCCTGCCTTCGCCTCTTTGCCGAGGCCCGCACCCCCGAGCAGTTGCTGGCCCTCGACGACGCTCGACTCGTCGAGCTGCTTCAGGGGGTCGGCTTTCGGGAGGTCAAGGCCCGCGACCTCAAGGAAATCGCCCGTCGTATTCTTCAGGAGCATCAGGGGAAGGTTCCCGACACCCTTGAAGGACTCACCGCCTTCCGAGGCGTCGGCCCGAAGATCGCCGCGCTGACTCTCGCCACCGGGTTCGGCCAACCGGCTATTTGCGTGGACATCCATGTGCATCGCATTACGAATCGATGGGGCTATGTCGCCACCCGGACCCCCGAGAAGACCGCCGAGGCTCTCGCCCAGGTCCTTCCGAAACGCTACTGGATCGAGATCAACGAGCGCCTCGTCCCCTTCGGCAAGTTCCTCTGCACCGCGGGCCGACCAAAATGCTCGGCCTGCCCGCTGCGTTCCATGTGCCGCCAGGTCGGGGTCGAGGCGTCTCGCTGA
- a CDS encoding c-type cytochrome codes for MRWLAALVCCVGFGPMIDEPTDRAERSESIAWPAGPLEVRIVSPEPVAASSLSGIEGRQIPYQSGGMDSEQEGENPLGQVRIAGVSLADEGRTLILLTDPHPAEATYRVELPEGLGSIAYDLTGVEAIWTPETRSDSEWTGWLPELDLEAARSRLAASVEHEEAFGRMSRAGSLTLRTLLAMPDGETTVVIQADRPFEAELMYVPLEVDANHRAEQVVDPFGEPVELFLTVPTGPDWDGRLPELTVQVLADGDDAPRPIGRSDQILPWAPAPIAAPSELPSLPENLAGGDPSRGETVFFGEQGKCADCHRVGDRGGQVGPDLSDIGKRFSTAEIYREIEAPSAVIAPDYLPYTVAMRDGRVLVGVVRAEGLDRLRVVGADAEEVDLSRSEIEEIQPVSTSIMPVGLAGALGQQDLRDLLAYLAARRGE; via the coding sequence ATGCGATGGCTTGCTGCTTTGGTGTGCTGCGTGGGCTTCGGGCCGATGATCGACGAACCGACAGACCGCGCCGAGCGTTCGGAATCGATCGCCTGGCCCGCCGGGCCGCTGGAAGTGAGAATCGTGTCTCCCGAGCCGGTCGCGGCGTCGAGCCTTTCGGGAATCGAGGGTCGACAGATCCCGTACCAGTCGGGGGGGATGGACTCGGAGCAGGAGGGGGAGAATCCGCTGGGTCAGGTGCGCATTGCCGGAGTATCGCTGGCGGATGAGGGGCGCACGCTGATCTTGCTGACCGATCCGCACCCGGCCGAGGCGACCTATCGGGTCGAACTGCCGGAAGGGCTGGGAAGCATTGCCTACGACCTGACCGGAGTCGAGGCCATCTGGACACCCGAGACGCGGTCAGACTCCGAGTGGACGGGATGGCTGCCGGAGCTGGATCTAGAGGCTGCCCGAAGTCGGCTGGCGGCGTCGGTCGAGCATGAGGAAGCGTTCGGGCGGATGAGCCGTGCGGGATCGCTCACCTTGCGGACCTTGCTGGCAATGCCCGACGGGGAAACGACGGTGGTGATCCAGGCCGATCGGCCCTTTGAGGCCGAGCTGATGTACGTTCCGCTTGAGGTGGATGCCAACCACCGGGCTGAGCAGGTCGTCGATCCCTTCGGAGAGCCGGTTGAGCTGTTCCTGACTGTGCCCACCGGCCCGGACTGGGACGGACGATTGCCAGAGTTGACCGTCCAGGTTCTGGCCGACGGGGACGACGCGCCAAGGCCGATCGGCCGGTCGGATCAGATCCTTCCGTGGGCACCGGCGCCGATCGCAGCCCCCAGCGAGTTGCCGAGCCTTCCGGAGAATCTGGCGGGGGGAGACCCGAGCCGAGGGGAAACGGTCTTTTTCGGTGAACAAGGGAAATGCGCCGATTGCCACCGCGTGGGTGATCGGGGAGGGCAGGTCGGGCCGGATCTGTCGGACATCGGCAAACGGTTCTCGACGGCGGAAATTTATCGAGAGATCGAAGCACCAAGCGCGGTGATTGCTCCGGACTATCTGCCGTATACCGTGGCGATGCGAGACGGTCGGGTTCTGGTGGGAGTGGTGCGGGCCGAGGGGCTGGATCGGCTTCGGGTGGTGGGAGCGGACGCGGAGGAAGTGGACCTGAGCCGTTCGGAGATTGAGGAGATCCAGCCGGTCTCGACCTCGATCATGCCGGTCGGTCTGGCGGGGGCCCTTGGACAGCAAGATCTTCGGGATTTGCTCGCGTATCTGGCGGCGCGTCGAGGAGAGTGA
- a CDS encoding tetratricopeptide repeat protein, giving the protein MRFIVLTIGVVGGVAVWWLLSSQAGIDASNIEREVGADATVIATVEDLATQAEQAFYQGDYTRAASIYRSVVHQQPGNGQAWARLAHATHELGRYEEALELHDKAAGFEENRATSQFKIGCALAQLGRTDEALAALEEAVRFGYRDRSWSEQEGDLESLRGSDRFARLLNRMGPPPEGKGELDFWTGYWIARDPESGRPRGHLSLQRVEGGHVYQEQWSEYAGHSGRGMLYFDPTDGLWCLDRVDNQGRIQKLRGQREGDSLVLSGTLIHRSGQVQPLKVVLEQNSRGGVMMVSQVSEDDGENWLAFSETLLNRDNPMWVGRGR; this is encoded by the coding sequence ATGCGGTTTATCGTTCTGACGATCGGAGTGGTCGGGGGCGTGGCGGTCTGGTGGCTGCTCAGTTCCCAGGCCGGCATCGATGCCTCGAACATCGAGCGCGAGGTGGGGGCCGACGCGACCGTCATCGCCACGGTGGAAGACCTGGCAACGCAAGCCGAGCAAGCGTTTTATCAAGGGGATTACACGCGAGCCGCTTCGATTTATCGCTCAGTCGTTCATCAGCAGCCGGGCAACGGTCAGGCCTGGGCCCGCCTGGCTCACGCGACGCACGAACTGGGTCGGTACGAGGAGGCGCTGGAACTGCACGACAAGGCCGCCGGGTTCGAGGAAAACCGCGCGACCTCGCAATTCAAGATCGGCTGCGCCCTAGCTCAACTGGGTCGAACCGATGAGGCGCTGGCGGCGCTGGAGGAGGCGGTCCGATTCGGCTACCGAGATCGCTCGTGGAGTGAACAGGAAGGGGACCTGGAATCCCTGCGGGGTTCGGATCGGTTCGCTCGGCTCCTGAATCGCATGGGGCCCCCCCCCGAGGGGAAGGGAGAACTCGATTTCTGGACGGGTTACTGGATTGCCCGAGATCCGGAGAGTGGCAGGCCGCGCGGGCACCTGAGCCTGCAGCGCGTCGAGGGCGGGCATGTCTATCAGGAACAATGGAGCGAGTACGCCGGTCATTCGGGGCGAGGGATGCTCTACTTCGACCCGACCGATGGGCTCTGGTGCCTGGATCGGGTGGATAACCAGGGACGGATACAGAAGCTCCGGGGTCAGCGGGAAGGGGATTCGCTGGTGCTGAGCGGCACCTTGATTCACCGCAGCGGCCAGGTCCAGCCGCTCAAAGTCGTTCTGGAGCAGAACTCCCGAGGAGGGGTCATGATGGTTTCCCAGGTTTCGGAGGACGACGGGGAGAACTGGCTTGCGTTCTCTGAAACCCTCCTGAACCGGGATAACCCGATGTGGGTGGGACGGGGCCGGTAA
- a CDS encoding KpsF/GutQ family sugar-phosphate isomerase → MATALDATTLAPPSDALAFARDVLRLESEAIDRVCDQLDEVLVEAADRIFRCRGNVVVTGMGKAGLVGQKLAATLASTGTTAFPLHPGDAVHGDLGRIRSGDLVLALSQSGETEEVTRLIPSIRQLGAGLIALTASPTSTLGRGADLCITLGSIAEACPLGLAPSASTTAMMAVGDALALLVSRMRSFGPDDFLRYHPGGSLGRKLSRVADLMRTGPHVRTARPGESVRAVFVRLGGARRRSGAVLVVDEAGGLLGIFTDSDLARLFELRREHWLDREIREVMTADPVVVSVDATIAEAVELLRSRKLSELPVVDAERRLVGLVDITDLIGLEADDLEP, encoded by the coding sequence ATGGCCACCGCTCTGGACGCGACGACGCTGGCACCGCCCAGCGATGCCCTGGCCTTCGCCCGCGATGTGCTGCGCCTCGAATCCGAGGCGATTGATCGCGTCTGCGATCAGCTCGACGAGGTCCTCGTCGAGGCGGCCGATCGGATCTTTCGATGCCGGGGCAATGTCGTGGTAACGGGCATGGGCAAGGCGGGCCTGGTGGGCCAAAAGCTGGCCGCCACGCTGGCCTCGACCGGAACGACGGCATTCCCCTTGCATCCCGGCGATGCCGTGCACGGCGACCTGGGGCGCATTCGATCGGGCGACCTCGTGCTCGCGCTCTCGCAGAGTGGCGAGACGGAGGAAGTGACCCGGTTGATCCCTTCGATCCGGCAGCTCGGGGCGGGGCTGATCGCCCTGACCGCGAGTCCGACCAGTACCCTGGGGCGAGGGGCCGACCTCTGCATCACACTCGGATCGATTGCCGAGGCGTGCCCGCTCGGTCTGGCCCCGTCGGCCAGCACGACCGCAATGATGGCCGTGGGAGACGCACTCGCGCTGCTGGTCAGCCGGATGCGGTCCTTCGGTCCGGACGACTTTCTCCGCTACCATCCCGGCGGCAGCCTGGGGCGCAAGCTGAGCCGGGTTGCCGACCTGATGAGGACCGGCCCGCACGTTCGGACGGCTCGGCCGGGCGAATCGGTTCGAGCGGTCTTCGTGCGGCTGGGCGGAGCTCGGAGACGGAGCGGGGCGGTGCTGGTGGTGGATGAGGCGGGGGGATTGCTTGGCATTTTCACCGACAGCGATCTAGCCCGGCTCTTTGAGCTGAGGCGAGAGCATTGGCTCGACCGGGAGATCCGTGAGGTGATGACGGCCGATCCGGTGGTGGTGTCGGTCGATGCGACCATTGCCGAGGCGGTCGAGTTGCTGCGTTCTCGGAAATTGAGCGAGTTGCCGGTCGTCGATGCGGAACGGCGGCTGGTGGGACTGGTGGACATCACCGACCTGATCGGCCTGGAGGCCGACGACCTCGAACCGTGA
- a CDS encoding tagatose 1,6-diphosphate aldolase: protein MSVAASTPSKLGATVLLGRGLTPGKLRGLQRISNPNGTLTMVAFDQNSSMIDLAKKGLKAKGEDRDPTYEEIVEAKLDMVRHMAPKASGILIDAYYGAWPAIATGAVPPDRGLIVRVEKSGGPKNKRGGPLGSIEPGLSVEKIKLMGVDVVKLLAPFEPTELDSGQHQFDFIQKIYEDCRKFDILMLLEPVAFPLDGEKKTDTSFLNRKAETVIESARQLSRWCDVYKAEFPGTLGHESEEQLRDNLLALSECSQTPWVLLSAGVDYADYVTQVKMAMDCGASGILGGRAFWKEYFQEEGAEARSRFAAETGAKRVAEVDAIVRESGAPWFAKYGLTQDDFLNIRAAEGWHFRYAPGAESAVGSSGHVVRAGEVY, encoded by the coding sequence ATGTCCGTCGCCGCCAGCACCCCGAGCAAACTCGGCGCCACTGTCCTGCTCGGCCGGGGGCTCACGCCCGGCAAGCTTCGGGGTCTGCAACGCATCAGCAACCCCAACGGCACGCTGACGATGGTTGCCTTCGACCAGAACAGCTCCATGATCGACCTCGCCAAGAAGGGCCTGAAGGCCAAGGGCGAGGACCGCGACCCGACTTACGAAGAGATCGTCGAGGCCAAGCTCGACATGGTCCGCCACATGGCCCCCAAGGCCTCCGGCATCCTCATCGACGCTTACTACGGCGCCTGGCCCGCCATCGCCACCGGCGCCGTGCCCCCCGACCGCGGCCTGATCGTCCGCGTCGAGAAGTCCGGCGGCCCGAAGAACAAGCGCGGCGGCCCGCTCGGCTCGATCGAGCCCGGCCTCTCGGTCGAGAAGATCAAGCTCATGGGCGTCGATGTCGTCAAGCTGCTCGCCCCCTTCGAGCCGACCGAGCTCGACAGCGGCCAGCACCAGTTCGACTTCATCCAGAAGATCTACGAGGACTGCCGCAAGTTCGACATCCTCATGCTGCTTGAGCCGGTCGCCTTCCCCCTCGACGGCGAGAAGAAGACCGACACCAGCTTCCTCAACCGCAAGGCCGAAACCGTCATCGAGTCCGCCCGCCAGCTTTCCCGCTGGTGCGACGTCTACAAGGCCGAGTTCCCGGGCACCCTCGGCCACGAGTCCGAGGAACAGCTCCGCGACAACCTGCTCGCCCTCTCCGAGTGCAGCCAGACCCCCTGGGTTCTCCTCTCGGCCGGTGTTGACTACGCCGACTACGTCACCCAGGTCAAGATGGCCATGGACTGCGGCGCCTCGGGCATCCTCGGCGGTCGGGCCTTCTGGAAGGAATACTTCCAGGAAGAAGGGGCCGAGGCTCGCTCTCGCTTTGCCGCCGAGACCGGTGCCAAGCGGGTTGCCGAGGTTGACGCCATCGTCCGCGAGAGCGGCGCTCCCTGGTTCGCCAAGTACGGGCTGACCCAGGACGACTTCCTCAACATCCGGGCCGCCGAGGGCTGGCACTTCCGCTACGCCCCTGGCGCCGAGTCGGCCGTCGGAAGCTCCGGCCACGTCGTCCGCGCGGGCGAGGTCTACTGA
- a CDS encoding CAP domain-containing protein: protein MIKTTRTIAAALILTLAPGLSTRVFATERPETFVPLRDDALGHAVLDIFPNFDVLTEPEPEPQPAPDPSAQYPAEQAYGDPYGFAAIINNYRASAGLPPLAYDPNLAAWASQNNAAQCSRGLGHHIMANFFQNCGYNQTSVLDIAISWMNSPGHAQNMLAPSATRFGIAYGPGPYWTMNLQ, encoded by the coding sequence ATGATCAAGACGACCAGAACCATCGCGGCCGCCCTGATCCTCACCCTCGCCCCCGGATTGTCGACCCGTGTGTTCGCCACAGAACGCCCCGAAACCTTCGTGCCGCTCCGGGATGATGCCCTTGGCCACGCGGTCCTCGACATCTTCCCGAACTTCGACGTGCTGACCGAACCCGAACCCGAGCCTCAGCCCGCACCCGACCCCTCCGCCCAGTACCCCGCCGAGCAGGCTTACGGCGACCCGTACGGCTTTGCCGCCATCATCAATAACTACCGAGCCTCGGCCGGACTGCCTCCCCTCGCGTACGATCCGAATCTCGCCGCCTGGGCCTCTCAGAACAACGCCGCGCAGTGCTCAAGAGGCCTTGGCCACCACATCATGGCCAACTTTTTCCAGAACTGCGGCTACAACCAGACTTCGGTCCTCGACATCGCCATCAGCTGGATGAACTCTCCCGGTCATGCCCAGAACATGCTGGCCCCCTCGGCCACCCGGTTCGGCATCGCGTACGGTCCTGGCCCGTACTGGACCATGAACCTGCAATAA
- the ypfJ gene encoding KPN_02809 family neutral zinc metallopeptidase, with protein sequence MRWEGRRQSDNIEDRRGVPTRGLAIGGGLGSLVLILVMLALGVDPQALLQDVPAGAGGVGPGAARAPDNPPENDPQAEFVSVVLADTEDVWNELFPSSFGQRYEPPTLVLFQGAVQTDGCGFAGAAVGPFYCPLDEKAYLDLGFFDELSNRFGAQGDFARAYVIAHEIGHHVQNLLGISDEVRRLQESARTEEEANSLSVRLELQADFLAGVWAHHADRMNQILEPGDLEEALRAANAIGDDTLQRRGQGQVVPDSFTHGTSAQRVRWFRQGFQTGDVDQLDEFFSTAYDRL encoded by the coding sequence ATGCGCTGGGAAGGCAGACGACAAAGCGACAACATCGAAGACCGCCGAGGCGTTCCCACCCGCGGCCTGGCCATCGGCGGCGGGCTCGGCTCTCTGGTACTCATCCTCGTGATGCTCGCCCTGGGCGTTGATCCCCAGGCGCTGCTCCAGGACGTGCCCGCCGGTGCCGGTGGTGTCGGCCCCGGCGCGGCCAGGGCTCCGGACAATCCCCCCGAGAACGATCCTCAGGCCGAATTCGTCTCCGTGGTCCTGGCCGATACCGAGGATGTCTGGAACGAGCTGTTCCCCTCCTCCTTCGGCCAGCGTTACGAACCACCGACGCTGGTCCTCTTTCAGGGGGCCGTTCAGACCGACGGATGCGGGTTTGCCGGTGCCGCCGTGGGACCGTTCTACTGCCCTCTCGACGAGAAAGCCTATCTCGACCTGGGATTCTTCGACGAACTGAGTAACCGCTTCGGTGCCCAGGGCGATTTCGCCCGAGCCTACGTCATCGCCCACGAAATCGGCCATCATGTCCAGAATCTCCTCGGCATTTCCGACGAGGTCCGCCGCCTTCAGGAATCCGCCCGCACCGAGGAGGAAGCCAACAGTCTCTCCGTCCGCCTGGAACTCCAGGCCGACTTCCTCGCCGGTGTCTGGGCTCATCATGCCGACCGCATGAACCAGATTCTCGAACCCGGCGATCTCGAAGAAGCCCTCCGCGCCGCGAACGCCATCGGCGACGATACCCTGCAGCGTCGAGGCCAGGGCCAGGTCGTCCCCGACTCCTTCACGCACGGCACCTCCGCGCAGCGCGTCCGATGGTTCCGTCAAGGCTTTCAGACGGGCGATGTCGATCAACTCGACGAATTCTTTTCAACCGCCTACGATCGGCTCTGA
- a CDS encoding Maf family protein: MDLILASTSPYRRALLERLGLPFRCRAPGVDEDALKHQGLSPRELADRLAVAKADAVARLESNPAAIVIGSDQLVAFEGQVLGKPGSVERAVEQLLALSGRDHELITAMAVIQGSRVIQHTDVARLHVRSLSRAEIERYVLADQPIDCAGAYKIESRGIALFEQIVCADHSAITGLPLMALTTILRDLGVPIP, from the coding sequence ATGGACCTGATTCTCGCCAGCACGTCCCCGTACCGTCGCGCCCTGCTCGAACGCCTGGGACTGCCCTTCCGCTGCCGGGCGCCTGGGGTCGATGAAGACGCGCTCAAGCATCAGGGGCTCTCCCCTCGCGAACTGGCCGATCGGCTTGCGGTTGCCAAGGCCGACGCCGTCGCCCGGCTCGAATCGAATCCTGCCGCAATCGTCATTGGCTCCGATCAACTCGTCGCCTTCGAAGGGCAGGTCCTGGGCAAGCCGGGATCGGTCGAACGAGCCGTGGAGCAACTCCTTGCCCTCTCCGGACGCGATCACGAGCTGATCACCGCAATGGCCGTGATCCAGGGTTCGCGCGTCATTCAGCATACGGATGTGGCTCGCCTTCACGTCCGCTCCCTCAGCCGAGCCGAGATCGAACGCTACGTCCTGGCCGACCAGCCGATCGACTGCGCCGGGGCCTACAAGATTGAATCGCGGGGAATTGCCCTGTTCGAGCAAATCGTCTGCGCCGATCATTCGGCGATCACCGGACTCCCCTTGATGGCGCTGACGACCATCCTCCGTGACCTCGGCGTTCCCATCCCTTGA
- a CDS encoding Uma2 family endonuclease — protein sequence MIPTAASIEDLHAIEGRAELIGGRIVHLPMFGVLPARVVGRLALSLDHHAEQTGRGEMLTSTVAYAVPVLRSGRQSFCAAVSFHDGAPPINPMNFIDGPPTFAVEVRTLGEFGPDADRSYAAKRTDYFEAGTLVVWDVDPIDEVIRSYRHDHPEAPIVFTRGQIADAEPAVPGWRLEVDSVFPPRP from the coding sequence ATGATCCCGACTGCGGCTTCCATCGAAGACCTCCACGCTATCGAGGGTCGTGCCGAGTTGATCGGCGGGCGGATTGTCCACCTCCCGATGTTCGGAGTCCTTCCGGCCCGGGTCGTCGGACGGCTTGCTCTGTCCCTCGACCACCATGCCGAACAGACCGGCCGCGGCGAGATGCTCACTTCAACGGTTGCCTATGCCGTCCCCGTCCTTCGGTCTGGCCGTCAATCGTTCTGTGCCGCTGTTTCCTTTCACGACGGCGCCCCACCGATCAATCCGATGAACTTCATCGACGGCCCTCCGACCTTCGCGGTCGAGGTCCGTACCCTGGGCGAATTCGGCCCTGACGCCGACCGCTCCTACGCCGCCAAGCGCACCGATTACTTCGAAGCCGGCACGCTCGTCGTCTGGGACGTTGACCCCATCGACGAGGTGATTCGCTCCTACCGCCACGATCACCCCGAAGCTCCCATCGTCTTCACCCGAGGCCAGATTGCCGACGCTGAACCCGCCGTCCCCGGCTGGCGTCTGGAGGTCGATTCCGTCTTCCCTCCTCGGCCCTAG